The Spinacia oleracea cultivar Varoflay chromosome 2, BTI_SOV_V1, whole genome shotgun sequence DNA segment AGTTGCTCGTTCTGTTCCATATTAATCTTCCCAATTGTAAATAGTACTAAATAGCATAAAAAATTAAGAGAAGCGATTAAATGTAGAATAAAAAACATTCAACATTGAGAGATAGAGAGAGATTGGAATGAAGAGATAAAAAGGGGTGATGTGAATAACTGAATATGCAGACAAAGAATGGgaataaaactcaaaaaaactTGATGGAAAGACAATTATAAAGCACCCAAAAACTGAAAGTTACAAGGGATACTGCTACTCTCTTTCACATCTTTAACTATTACAGAGTAATAATATCTTGAATGATGTATTAATAAAAATTGTGGCTAAAATTTTTAGGGGGAATGAAAGATGGGACTTGCCTCATTTTCACCTATGTCAATAGCACGTGCCATAGCGTCATCTACCTCTGCCAGCTGCTTATAACAGAGCAATATTAGAAACCACAGATTAAGAATATGAAGTGCATGACTGTACGGTAGTGAAAAAGATGGACAATACTGATATGATGCTTGAGACATATCACCAGGTGCCACGTATTAAattaaccaccaccaccacgaaTTCATCCTACCATTTGGATGCGGGGAGGTGAAGATGTATGTTCAAGTAATCCATACTTTTCATGATATGAGTTTGGATATGCACATATCACTAATTCACTATACGCTTTATAAGCATATATAGAAAGAATTACCTAAGAATATCTAACTAAAGCTTTATCCTACAGTCACATATGgatttttattatgattttatACATCTTTTCCCTCTCGATCTTGTTTGAATCTAACTCTTAACATGTTTTTTAAGAGGGCTGTGTATCACTTGCAAAATTATAACTTCAGAAATTACACTAACAAGACACCTTGTCATGTTGTGGCATAatgaaagaagaagaaaatataCAGGCGGAAAGCATAACAATAATTCAAAAAATACCAATGGCTGTAGTCCTCTTCAGTTATCTAGTATACAAATCACATCAATGAAACAAATATATACAATGTAAATGAAACTGGATCCTGAAGGAATTATCAACCATATAGATAAACGAAATTAACAAACATACAAATGACCTAAAAATACACAAATCGACTGAAAGAGATAGGAAAGAGGAAGAAACTGGTAGGTAAGAACAAGATTTTCCTACCTCGTGCTCTTCAGTCTTCTCTTTGGCCAAAAGCTTTTCTAGGTCCTCCCTTGAAATGATTTTTCCATGCTGATCAAGCAAGATTGCAATGAAGAAAATTAAAGAAACACTTATTTAAGTACTGAACCACACAAATATGTCGGGGTGTGATGAATGAAGTGAGAAACAAATGTGCGacgaaaaaaaatcaaatttctaAACAACTTCAACTTCCAATACCTATCACGTCTAGTAAACTTTTTCGTTCACCTCATTTAGAGTACAACGTGAATAGTCTTCCCACTCTGCCACTTAAATTAGCACTAGTTAAAGGAATAAGGCCATTAGCTGATACATAAAGGATCCCTCTTTATCACCTTATGCTGTTAATTATGAGAATGAGACAGTATGTGAAGACAACCCATGAATATGAAGTAATAAAGATTCCCCTATATGACTTTGCTGCTCCTCTATGACGAAGCATTTTCGCAATATTTACCAAGACATCTtccacacttttttttttttttttttgcatatcaAACCTGACGAGTTTTCTCCGGATAAGCATGATATACGTAACGAAAAATTCTAGAACCAGGCTTCTATTGTGTTCCAAGTTCTAGAAATGTTTCAGAGATGAGCACATATAAGCCACTATTAGAAGCAAGGTCATGAAATTGCTAACCTCCTTTAGATGAGCCAGCATGTTAGGCGTAGGCTCATGAAAATCTGGACCTCTATAATCAATCACAATATCTGGGTCTTGAATGTAATTAATAGTTGGATAAACGGGATCCCCACCCCATACTGCAAAGGAGAATGATGTCAGAAATGCGAACATAAAATCGAAGAAGAAGAAAGTAAAGGCATGCGTCTAGAACATGTAAAAAAAGTGTCTAGTGCCTTGaagaaaaaagtaaaacaagCAAGGAGAAAActagaaaagaaaatatgaagAGATATCTTAACAGCCTTGCATAGCATTTATAAACTATCATACAAGCACATCATTAACACAAGTGAGATGAACAGATAACAAATGCCGCACATATGAGTGATCTCAATTCGACTATCTCCTGAGGTGTAGAAGAATCGGGTACTGTATAAGTTAATCAAATAGGTCAGCAGATCAAATGCCATTCAAAGGGGGCAGGGATTAAAGACCGACTCTAACCACAAAGAGAGAGCACCTACTCAAGTTAATTGGATAAACATCACTAATTTACAAAGATGATGTCAACGGATTTTGTAGGCTGACTCTttattcatgttagccgaccccaaatcattttgggattaaggctttgttgttgttgttgttgttgtactctttacgcATAAATGCTAAGAGAAACCATCTGAGATGGCAAGAAATATTGACACAAATAATTGAATATGGGGCTCATACCGGCAAGAATGGATACTTGATTCATAGACATCTCATACTTCTTTCAAAAAATAGACTTTCCTTAAGGCCCTTTATCCCATCCAGGAAAAGTTTATTCGGTTCGGATGACACTATGGTACACTCCTAAATGGAAGGTCATTCATCCAATACAGGAGAACTTTATTCGGTAATAAACTAATAACAGTATGGCACACTTCTAAATGTGCACTACTGGAAAACATTACAGTAACAGTTTTGTCCTTTTACACTAATATATATTCTGGAACATCCATAATCCGAAACCATATTGTATACGGGGTTATAAATTAATGAAGGCGCACGTTTTAGGACTATAGTTCTTTAGTGAAGGTCGTGTAGTACTGTATTTAGCATTCAAATAATGACGATAAGAAATACGTAAAACACTAGTTCTTAGTATTCCTGAATATAGGACAATCAGGCATCAGCTTTATGCATCATGAAACTAGCACCATGACAAACTAAATAAGGTAACTCTAATTCTGGTACTCAATGACCATCAAATGGAAATGACAAACAATCATGGAGAAAATGAAGCTCATCTAAACCAGGACATTGAAGACATACTTTCCTTTATTTGGTCCTCGCGCATGCGCATAGCCAAAGGATCCCTGCGTATACGGATATCAGTCCCCATCATTATGCGATATTCTCTATCCGTCTGATGAGAGAGCATTTCAATAAGTTGGGTATTCTCATCTTCACCGGTCTCTTCAAAATGTTTCTGAATAGCTTCACGTGAAGTATCTCCTTTCCAGGCTTTAACCCATTCTGAATAAAATGCCATTGGGCCTATTTTCTCTAATCTCTCCTGTTCAGCTTTTAGCCTACATCAAACAACAATTAAGACCATTTGATGGATGATCAAAATTTGTATTAAAACATGTGTAATTACAAATACTAAATCATGACCCTATGTCAAACTCGGGCCCTGCTTGATTCAACGGAAAAATTTCagtggaaaatgattttccatggaaaacatttttcaagggaaaaacTATTGTAAAGTAGTTTCCTTTTGTTTGTTTCAATAGAAGATAAGTTATAGAGAAAAAAGGAAATGGAAGTGGGAGGAGAGAAAAAGGAAACGGAAATGATGATGTGGGAGGAGAGAAAGAGGGAAGGATGTGGTTTTCCACTTTTCCTACCTTACAAAAGGAAAATATTTTCCACTTTTAGGAAaacaaataacaaaacaaacaacagaaaatgggaaaatcattttccttGAAAGTGTTATCTGCCAaaacaaacggagccttagAGCTTTCGTCATCAACAACACAAAAGGTGAGAAAAGAGCCTTTCTGAAAAGGAAGGTCAGTAGGCAATAGCCCTGATATGGATGCGACTTTCGTATCTGAACATTGCCtgataaaattaaatatgttgATCTGCTCATGAATGTGAATGAGTTTTATAAGAGAGAGTAGACATCAAATCGAGTTACCAGACTCATGCACCAAAGCCAAAACCGGgcaatatttagattataaggCCTTCTCAATTTtccagaagaaaaagaaaagtagGCCCATGAAGTATCAAATGCCCCGAGCTTAATGCACCACAAAGGAGGACATTTCTCTTAAATACCCAAGCACTTATTCCTTCATTCTCTCATAAACCCAAAGGCCGACTATACCTGAGATCAGAGACCTTTTGTTACCCTCTCCCCTAGTCCCCTTCCACATGGAAATTTAATAGTATGAAGGATAAAGCTCCTCATTTCTCaggtttaaaaaaataattaaatgatCTAAGTGCATTTGTCCTCTTCCAAATAAAAATGAGCTTATGAATTTAGAGCCAATAAGGGAGGTATAAACAGTATGAAGCTCAAAATATGAGTTTAATGTTGTAATTGCCAATTTGGCAAACAAGATGCAGTAATTGGAAATAATTCATCGCAACATCGAAGCCATTGCTTTGGGTTTGTGCTAGAATATGAATTTAATTGATTGCTTTGTAAGGAAACCTAGGTGCTTTGGATCGATTATATTCAAGGGATTTTTCTATTGCTAGCCcataaacacacacacacaagaaAAAAAGGTGAGGTTTCAAATTACAAAAGAGAACAATTCAAACCATGATACTAACACAAAAAGGTTAATTGGTAGTTTGGTACCACAAAACTCTTCTTAGCCCTTCTAGAAAGAAGCCGGCTTACTAGATTATAATAATACCATAAAAAGGGCAGTCGATGCCatacatataaataaaaattatagaTTCTATACCATCACAAAAGCATGAATGATACAattaaatgattttagaatCTTAACCAACAAACTAAAAAAGAACAGAAAGAGTGTTAATAAGTAAAAATGAACTTACATGAAACCTAATCCATAGAGCTTAAATGAAGCTCATAAATAATCACATGTATCACATTTTCCATCAAGCTACATAAAAAATTTAGGGTGATTTAATAAATATACAAAGATTTCAAATGACCATCCTCTAAACCTTGGAGTCTTTAATTTTAGTTGCCCCTCGAGACTAAGACTAAATTTCAAAGGTtatcatatactccctccgttccacaaAGTTTGCACAAGTCATGCCCAATGCCCTACTTCCCATTTTGATTCATTTCACAATAATTATGCTTTATTATCCATTAACACTTCAAAATGCATGATTGTAGTGGTAAGCTAGTACCTCTTTTCACCATAAAAACGAGAAATAAAAAAAGTAATACCAATTCCTAGAGatcaatttttaattattaaattctaCTTAACATGCATATTTTGTCAACTAGACAAACACAAACAGGGCCACGTGCCACGACACTAAAAAGAATGAAGAAATTATAGAATGGCGCTATTATTGTACCATATCCCTGTCCTTACAAGGAAAAGCAAAGGTCTCAAGGATACACATAGATGCTACCATGGTAGTACCTTTCCTCTTTAAAAAGATGGCGCCTTGCTCTGTAAAGTGAAGTCTCTGTTAGTGTTGGTTGCTCACCGTAAAGCTTCACTTGCCCAGTTTCAGCCATAGCTTTAAGGAAAACCTGAAGCAAGCACCAAAAGTATATCAAAAAATGTAATGTTACTAACAATTCAGTGAGCACTTCAATTAGAAATCAAAACCTCTGATTTTCACTACGAAAGAGCAAGTAAAATCAAACATAGGACTTCTCACCAAAGAACAAAGACAATCAACAGCTTCTTCCATCTCAAATAATCTTGACTTTTAAAAGTCGAAGAAAGGGAATTTTACTAtaatttgtgtgtgtgtgtgtgtttgggaggggggaggggggggggggggggggggggggggggttacaTGCATTGCAACTAGTGTTTGGAAAACATTCTTCTTGATACTTTCACTACTCAATTTTTCGAACATTCTAGTCAGAAATAGAGGTCAAATTAAAAGGTTGTTTAGCATATAAGAGTCAGAAACATGACCACCTTGCTTATTAGTGTCCACTAACCGTTTCAACATCAGGTTTCCTCCTTTGCCATCTAGACCATTGCTCCTTATCTGGTTTTCTCCAGTTCCACCAAAGTTCTTCACTTGTAAGTGGCTCCTCTATTGGCTTTTTCACTTTTGGATCAACAAATGGGTGAGGTCGTCCAAATTTTTTGTCCTTCTCATATTCACTCAGCTCCTCACTTTCAAGGTCAGCCTGATAGACAACATATTCCGAAGAATCAATAGGATCTTCACCAATATCATCTGAAGTCTCTGTTAATTCTGGGTCTGAAAGAACTGGACTTAGTTCCTGCGAgccagcaacagcaacagcaactgAGCCTTTATAGTTTTTACGCCTGCTTCCAGGCCTCTTCCCAAAGGATGAATCACTTGTTGACTCTCCTTTTGGTTCAGGAGCTCTGGCAGCTCTAACGCGATCAGCAGTGCCTTCAGGCCAGTAATCCTGTCCTGGAATACTTGCACGTGCACCAGAGGCAGGCTCAATCCTCCCGGATGAAGAGTCCTTATAACTGTAATATGGTGCACGCTCAACAGATACTTCCTCAAAGGCTTCTTCCTCCTGTTGACACTTTATACTGTGTAACCGAGACCTTGCTGGCAGAGGACACAGTCTCCCTCTGTTAAGTAACATTGAATTGGAAGATGAGGCCTACATGCATTagaaaataagtacatttcaacACTCCAGCATAGAGGAACTAATTGATGTACTCTTCACTTTTAATTACAGATGACAGATGGCAGAAAAAGTCCTATAAATCCATAATTGCAAAAGATCGATGATGAAATCAAAGAAATCAACTGAAGTTAGATACACAATAAGCAATTTCAAGTACCCTTTAGAGGGTTAAAAAAAGATTATAAACAGGTAATCGTTGTCTTTTTAAGCTTAAATTGTATCACTAAAACTGATAGATCTCTTCGCCCGACCGGTCAGTTGTCAGTCTCACTCCTTCCTAAAAATCAATTCACTTCCATTCTCCAAATCTCGACAACTGCAGCACCAAAAACCCATCCTACAAAAAAAATGCACTATTCAACTGTCCCAAACCACCTTTCTCTAAGGCTTTATGGTTCAAACCCATAAGACTAGCAAGCATATAGATGTTAGTGATGTCCCTACTttcctccattccttttttatGTCTCTACTTTCCTTTTTAATTTGTTCAATTTTGTTGCTCCTGTTTGAAATCTTTCCTTCTAAGTTTTAAcgtcttcttttttcttctttttttaccCCACCTAATGGTTCCCCTAACTCCACCCACACACTTTATCTTAATCATTAGTTAGCCCTAAACGCCCACCAAATGGGTGTCCCCCTTACTTCCGTTAACTCCATCCACCTAATTTCAATCTACCCTAAAAATTCATACTTACCTTCGTCTCTCCCATGTTCCCCATAGGAATATCATAAGGGAATAGAGGGCGTAAAAAGTAATTGTTATGCTATATCTAGTTATGGTACATTTTTTATTAACCTACATGTATTAAATTAATGATCTTCGCAAAATCAAACATGACTTATTAACTTCTAATGAAGGGAGTAAAGAGTTTAAGACACAACCAAAGAAGATAAATAAGAGAAAAAGTTGCCTAATTTAACCACTCCAAATGTTCCAGGACAATGTCTATGCCGTCAGATAACATAACATGTCAGCCATCTTCACAAATACACAAACTCATATCATTTCCACTTGCAGGTCCAAAAACTAACATTGTCTCCATTTCATAACATATGCTGTTGTTGAAGTCAAACTTTGACCATTAATTTCTGAAATTATGTCAATGAGAAATTTTACCAGGTTCTCGAAATTTGATAAACTACCTAGTATCATGCTATTTTAACTATATTCGAGGTACATTGTAAGTTTCTAACTTGTGAGTCCTAATTGAGACAACAATGCTATTTTTGGGATTCACTTGTCAAACTTCAAATTTTTTGgttccatttccttttttgtgcTGATTTTGAGTAACTAGTTCGACCATTaatcccaaaaaaaaattatcgtcTCAATCCTGATACCTGGTGTATTTCCAAAACATTGGGGGCACAAAGCAAATTAGTGAATTTCACTAAATCAATTACGGAGACACGGAGTAATATAATTCTTGTTATAGTTTTATCAAAATACTACTCCATATTATGCAAGAAATTCATGGTCACACTGAAGTTTTCCAGTATTAGCAATTTATGTCTTCGGATCATATGAGTCATATGACAGACAATTAGACAAAGCACAAAATGGAATTCAAATTAACCATTTTACTCGAAAATAATATCAAATATGTACCCTGCTAATTCATACAACACATGAAAACCATACCAAAAAAATAtgtgaaaaaaatattaaaaaattgatgattatgaacaaacacagaaattaaagaaaaaatgtAGAAATTACCTTGAAAAACGAGCCATCACATGGAATCATACACCTCAATCCTCTATCTGCAACAAGAATAAAACAAAAACCAATTCCAGAATTTAGCTAAGACGAATTCCAGGATAGGAAAATGAATAAATTAGAAAAAGGGATTGATAGAACTGACCTTGAAAAACCCAGTTTGTTGATAAATTGGCCATTTTTATGCATTAAACTGGAGCATGAAGaaatttaggagagagaaaaaaggaTGTTGGGAGATAAACGATAAGAATTTGCTTGGGAATTTTGATTGTAAGGTTTATGTGAGGGTTTTAGAAGTTTTGCGAGTTTAGTCTTTTTGGGCGACGGTTAAAAGGACTGTTAAGTACTTAAGTTAGTTAAGTAGTAGTACTGTAAAATCTAAAATGGGTATTGAACTCTAGTAGACGGGTCGTGTTTTTTTACTCCGCAGTACGGAGGAGGGTTTCTCAGCCCATAATGACTTGCGTCCAAAATGGATACAAGTACCATTATAATAATATTAACTGGTTAAATTATAATGGAGAAATCTTTAAAATGAGCTGGAATAGTACTTTTGCACCGTAACGGGGAATGGGATCCCCTGAAATTTGAGGGGGGAAAACATGGTGGGAAAATTTCGCCAATTTGCAGCAAAGTTTTCCGCGAAAAGTTGGAGGAAAATATTTACACGAAATTCCTTCGATTAAAACAAGAGTTCCTCTGTTCCCTTtacaggagagagaaagaaaccaGAAAATGTTCTTGCTTCcaacaggagagagaaagaaaccaGAACAAAATCGTCCatatgagagagaaagataagGGGAGATAAGGGATGGTACCAACTTATAGAGAactgtttgaattattttcccCAATATTCCCAATTTTCAACtgattgaaaatgtatttgaagtttggttcttcattgaaattaAAGTCGAAATTCAAAGAGTATTAACTTGAAGATGAAAATGTATTCATAAATGGAAATGTATCGATTtatgaaagaaaaaatatactaCATTTGGACTTAACAAGTACCATTGATTATCTGGTAAAAAATAGAATATAATGTATGTGTACCAATATAGATATTGGTACTATATATGTACCATACTTTAGATATGTAACAAAGAAGTTAACATATGAtactaaatttgaaatttagtaCACTAGAAATACGTTTAAACTAAGGTTGGTACTTCAGTTGTACCattcttttaaaaaatattaaaattatattaaatttgTACCATGATGCAAATTTGGTATTTGTTACGTACCAGTATTGGGGGAATGGTATGATATATGTACCAAATTTACGACCCGACATAAATTCAGGTATTTTATTTATACCAAATGTGAAATGAACAAAATTTGGTATTATAATAATACTATATTCTAAAAAAGTTTATATTTGGTACGTATTATGTAccataataattttacgaagAAAGTCAATAAGATAATACCAAATTTTGAGAATATTTTTTACCTTTTCAAGGTCCTATTTGTCAGAGGAGATTGGTTCCCCTTATTCCGACACGTTATTGGCCAGCCAAAATATCCCAAAAAAGGGGGGAAATTATGGAAATAGAAGGGCGGGAAAAATAGAAAGTACAGTATAAATCGAATTTAGGGGTTTATTGTTTTAGGAGAGATAAAGAAAGCAGAGTTGAGTTGAATTTGGTATTCCACAAAAATCAACAGTTGGTCGCACATCATCGAGCAAGTTTAAGGTATGTGCTTGTCTTAATTTTGAATCAATATATGAATTTTGCATATTCAATTAATGAATTAGGGTAATCAGTTATTGATAAATTGCAATTATGTTTTGAACTTGAGCAAAACAAATTATTGGTAATTTGTAAGAATTGAGGCATGATTATTAATTAAGTGTGAATTATAATAATCTGTATtgataattaaataagtgggAATGTATAAGCCTTGAGAATGGATAATGATTTTTAGTTATTGAAATCtttgttagggttagggttttgaaagGGGTTTTTACTTAATTGAAATGTAAAATGTTGCAGAAATATGGTTGAATTTGTTGGGAATGATAATGAGGATGTAATTGAGGATGTAATTGAGGAAGTAAACATTACGgatgatgaagaagaaaatGGAGCCGATGATGATGTAGTGAGTCCTCCATTTGTTGGGATGGTATTCCAAAGTTGGGAAGAAGTGGATACGTACTACAAAAGGTATGGGAGACAACAAGGATTTGGCATACTCCGTGCTGCAGGGTCGTATGTGCAAAAGGGGGGGGGGCAAAATCTAAGGAACTGAGGGGATACTTGTGGAAGTGTGAATGTTATGGTCGTGCAGTGTATAGGCGTCGGGTTGAGGGGAAAGGGTTTACTCAACTAGGGATGAGCTTGGCACCAAAAGGTCAAAGAAATGTGATTGCCCGGTTCTAATGTATTGCAACAGGACTAAGGATGGGGAATGGGTGGTTAAAAGGGCAGTTAATGAGCATAAGAACCATTGTCCAACACCGAGGAAATCTAGGTATGTTCCTAGGTATCGATAGGAAGACATCACCTCTCTTGTAAAGAGGAAGTTGTTCAATGACTACAACTCGGGTGCTAATGTTCCTCAGATATTTAACTGTCTAGCTAGCGAGAGGAATGGAGTTGAGAATGTGACATTCACCAAAAATGTTCTTCAAAACATCATTGCTAGGGATAAGGCAGAAAAGATGAAGGAGGGAGATTGGAATGCAATGTGGAAGTACTTTAAAGCGATGTCTACTGACAACGAAAATTTCTTTCACAAGCATAGGGTGGGTGAGTATAACATATTAAAGGATGTGATGTGGGTAGATGCTAGGAGTAGAGCTGCTTACGAAGagtttggagatgttgtagTGTTTGACTCCACCTACTTAACAAACGAGTATGACTTGCCATTTTCTAACTTTGTTGGGGTTGATcaccatggtcaaaccattctgcTTGGGTGTGCATTGTTATCCCATGAAGATTCAGAGACCTTTGAATGGTTATTTACCGAGTGGTTGTCATGTATGTCTAACAAAAAACCCATTGGTTTTCTTACTGACCAAGACGCTGCCATGAGGAAGGCCCTACGAGAAGTAATGTCTGATGTCCGACATCGATGGTGCTTGTGGCACATACTTACCAAGTTCAGTCACAAACTTGGAAAATACAATGACTAT contains these protein-coding regions:
- the LOC110799663 gene encoding protein FAR1-RELATED SEQUENCE 5-like encodes the protein MVEFVGNDNEDVIEDVIEEVNITDDEEENGADDDVVSPPFVGMVFQSWEEVDTYYKRTKDGEWVVKRAVNEHKNHCPTPRKSSERNGVENVTFTKNVLQNIIARDKAEKMKEGDWNAMWKYFKAMSTDNENFFHKHRVGEYNILKDVMWVDARSRAAYEEFGDVVVFDSTYLTNEYDLPFSNFVGVDHHGQTILLGCALLSHEDSETFEWLFTEWLSCMSNKKPIGFLTDQDAAMRKALREVMSDVRHRWCLWHILTKFSHKLGKYNDYELFKVELHNVIYNSLTQNEFEVQWCDVINKYKLEGEIWLAGLYHGREMWVPAFMNGMFWAGMKSTQRSESINRFFDGFVYKHTRLFEFAPFYIKVVESRANDEQQADAADQRAVRPWATQFSVERAFRKVYTDAEFLEVQEQCNRVLYLTSLETTMVSAEVAHHKLEDRVWVLCKETRKEFSTKYRRNYIVQINLEIKLAECECKLFESDGILCRHIIKVYDMHDIQDVPDVYILRRWRKDVSRSTRA
- the LOC110799664 gene encoding protein PLASTID TRANSCRIPTIONALLY ACTIVE 12, chloroplastic; its protein translation is MANLSTNWVFQDRGLRCMIPCDGSFFKASSSNSMLLNRGRLCPLPARSRLHSIKCQQEEEAFEEVSVERAPYYSYKDSSSGRIEPASGARASIPGQDYWPEGTADRVRAARAPEPKGESTSDSSFGKRPGSRRKNYKGSVAVAVAGSQELSPVLSDPELTETSDDIGEDPIDSSEYVVYQADLESEELSEYEKDKKFGRPHPFVDPKVKKPIEEPLTSEELWWNWRKPDKEQWSRWQRRKPDVETVFLKAMAETGQVKLYGEQPTLTETSLYRARRHLFKEERLKAEQERLEKIGPMAFYSEWVKAWKGDTSREAIQKHFEETGEDENTQLIEMLSHQTDREYRIMMGTDIRIRRDPLAMRMREDQIKEIWGGDPVYPTINYIQDPDIVIDYRGPDFHEPTPNMLAHLKEHGKIISREDLEKLLAKEKTEEHELAEVDDAMARAIDIGENEDEDEDSDSEGNDEAEEKINRNWSVHKSNPQLRKSKDKPKKKDSLSLDEAVDDSENLTDFLLDFDEED